One segment of Deltaproteobacteria bacterium DNA contains the following:
- a CDS encoding aldehyde dehydrogenase family protein, with product MSASTGIAWWSGETVETSREQFPSTNPARIADTLGTFGIASREQIAKAVERARSAWTQWKRVPAPVRAGVIANFGRLLQENKEALSCCVTREMGKPIREARGDVQEAIDTCNFFVSEGRRLYGMTVPSEMSRKELFTYRRPIGVFACITAGNFPVAVPSWYFIPALVAGNVCLWKPSDDTPLTAYYFTQLMHKAGCPAGVFQTVWGGGADSTGEWLIDHVDRGGIDKFGFTGSSEVGRRIGERCGRNLQVPCLELGGKNPLVVMDDANLALAVDGALWSGFGTAGQRCTSLGNLILHERIREPFLAQLLERVRAIQIGDPTDEAVFYGPVIGERLLRNHQRHLDTLIQPHHRVLTTPTGRLTKQQPWAQWRGGSPDDGWFVAPTIVDGVRPDDAIYATETFGPLFNVLTCRDLDEAIRLANGTGYGLSSALYTNTPASVYQWKEEITAGMTSINNSTTGAEAHLPFGGNGRSGNGARQSGVWVIDQFTRWQAVNWDMSGQLQLAQIDTGYMAADLGYRL from the coding sequence ATGAGCGCATCGACAGGCATCGCGTGGTGGTCGGGTGAGACCGTTGAAACCAGTCGCGAACAATTCCCTTCAACGAATCCAGCCCGAATTGCCGACACGCTTGGTACTTTCGGGATCGCGTCGCGCGAACAAATTGCGAAGGCCGTCGAGCGGGCGCGCAGTGCCTGGACGCAGTGGAAACGAGTGCCGGCGCCGGTGCGGGCCGGGGTCATCGCGAATTTCGGGCGGCTGTTGCAAGAAAACAAAGAGGCGCTGTCTTGTTGTGTCACGCGCGAAATGGGAAAGCCGATCCGCGAGGCGCGCGGCGACGTCCAGGAAGCCATCGACACCTGTAACTTTTTCGTCAGCGAAGGGCGGCGCTTGTACGGCATGACCGTTCCGTCCGAAATGTCGCGCAAGGAACTCTTTACGTATCGCCGCCCGATTGGCGTCTTTGCGTGCATCACGGCGGGGAACTTTCCCGTCGCGGTGCCGTCGTGGTATTTCATTCCGGCGCTGGTGGCGGGCAATGTCTGTCTCTGGAAACCGTCGGACGATACGCCGCTGACCGCGTACTACTTTACTCAGCTGATGCACAAGGCCGGGTGTCCCGCCGGCGTCTTCCAAACGGTATGGGGCGGCGGCGCCGATTCTACCGGCGAATGGCTGATCGACCACGTCGATCGCGGCGGAATCGACAAGTTCGGATTCACCGGGTCCTCCGAAGTGGGGCGGCGCATCGGCGAGCGCTGCGGGCGGAATTTGCAAGTCCCATGTCTCGAGCTCGGCGGCAAAAATCCGTTGGTCGTGATGGACGACGCGAATCTGGCGCTCGCCGTGGACGGCGCACTCTGGTCCGGCTTCGGCACGGCCGGCCAACGCTGCACCAGCCTCGGGAATCTGATCCTCCACGAACGCATTCGAGAACCGTTCCTGGCGCAGCTGTTGGAACGCGTCCGCGCGATCCAAATCGGTGACCCAACCGACGAAGCGGTGTTCTACGGGCCCGTAATCGGCGAACGATTGCTCCGCAATCACCAGCGACACCTCGACACCCTTATCCAGCCGCATCACCGCGTGCTCACGACGCCGACCGGACGCTTGACGAAACAGCAGCCGTGGGCCCAGTGGCGGGGCGGCTCGCCCGACGACGGCTGGTTTGTCGCCCCGACGATCGTCGACGGCGTCCGTCCCGACGATGCGATTTACGCTACTGAAACGTTCGGGCCGTTGTTCAACGTCTTGACGTGTCGCGACCTCGACGAGGCCATTCGATTGGCGAACGGGACCGGCTACGGGCTGTCGTCCGCGCTGTACACCAACACGCCGGCGTCGGTGTATCAGTGGAAAGAAGAAATTACGGCCGGGATGACGAGCATCAATAATTCCACGACCGGCGCCGAGGCCCATTTGCCGTTCGGTGGCAATGGGCGATCGGGGAACGGGGCGCGCCAATCCGGTGTGTGGGTCATCGACCAATTCACGCGTTGGCAAGCGGTCAATTGGGACATGAGCGGGCAATTGCAGCTGGCCCAAATCGACACCGGCTATATGGCGGCCGACCTCGGCTACCGCCTTTAA